The following coding sequences are from one Natrarchaeobaculum sulfurireducens window:
- a CDS encoding type IV pilin — protein MLDGKQIQQKLIGSEGERAVSPVIGVILMVAITVILAAVIAAFVLDLGGSVGQEAQAGVSMEFDESQKNLSIQVTSMGNADYVTFGGAASDLNVSDSGPTLDEETMTVGDSITVSNTTENNDGVSGTVTAIAVIESDDTRTVVGSVEIDMTD, from the coding sequence ATGCTAGATGGAAAACAGATACAACAGAAGTTGATCGGATCAGAAGGCGAGCGTGCGGTATCTCCAGTAATTGGAGTTATTTTGATGGTCGCAATAACTGTGATTCTCGCAGCCGTTATTGCGGCCTTTGTGCTCGATCTCGGTGGAAGTGTCGGCCAAGAAGCGCAGGCTGGCGTTTCGATGGAATTCGACGAATCACAAAAGAACTTGAGCATTCAGGTTACGTCGATGGGTAACGCTGATTACGTTACATTTGGAGGTGCAGCGTCTGATCTAAATGTCTCAGACTCGGGTCCTACGCTCGATGAGGAAACCATGACCGTTGGTGATTCAATTACAGTTAGCAATACGACTGAGAATAATGATGGGGTGAGCGGAACGGTCACTGCTATTGCTGTGATCGAATCGGACGATACGCGGACAGTGGTTGGAAGTGTCGAGATAGACATGACTGACTAG
- a CDS encoding DUF7563 family protein translates to MVCVSSTLRFSVGNSACLHCGAHVTNQFARVFGDDRDRAHRCGECDTYCRLSRGSAAGLEVSIPDPETSNGRHGGEPDA, encoded by the coding sequence GTGGTCTGCGTGAGTTCCACACTGCGGTTCAGTGTCGGAAACTCGGCCTGTCTCCACTGTGGTGCCCACGTTACCAACCAGTTCGCACGCGTCTTCGGTGACGATCGCGACCGCGCTCACCGCTGCGGAGAGTGTGACACCTACTGCCGACTGAGCCGCGGCTCCGCTGCTGGCCTCGAGGTGTCGATCCCCGATCCGGAGACGTCGAACGGGCGTCACGGAGGTGAGCCCGATGCGTAA
- the trmY gene encoding tRNA (pseudouridine(54)-N(1))-methyltransferase TrmY: MRQFVLIGHEVPTDSDFSLDDLAGGAGRLDALCRSITASFVTSHGIREAVRVHLVVQDELTITFDGRELRRLNPDERSTAALIRNALDHRDEAIGALPAEPSPGVEVYRRGLEGTLETITDDGPVVQLHEDGDSVVDVDDLTDPIFVLSDHRDFTADEETSLGEYVDRQVRLGPELLHADQAITVAHHFLDTDGYETF; encoded by the coding sequence ATGCGCCAGTTCGTACTCATCGGTCACGAGGTCCCGACCGATTCTGACTTCTCGCTCGACGACCTCGCGGGTGGGGCCGGCCGACTCGATGCCCTCTGTCGGTCGATCACCGCCTCCTTCGTCACCTCCCACGGCATCCGCGAGGCCGTCCGCGTCCATCTCGTCGTCCAGGACGAACTCACTATCACCTTCGACGGTCGTGAACTCCGGCGGCTCAACCCCGACGAACGCTCGACGGCCGCGCTGATCCGAAACGCACTCGATCACCGCGACGAAGCCATCGGTGCACTGCCCGCCGAACCCAGCCCCGGCGTCGAAGTGTATCGCCGCGGCCTCGAGGGGACGCTCGAGACGATCACCGACGACGGCCCCGTGGTCCAGCTTCACGAGGACGGCGACAGCGTCGTCGACGTCGATGACCTCACAGACCCGATCTTCGTCCTCTCGGATCATCGTGACTTTACTGCCGACGAAGAGACCTCCTTGGGCGAGTACGTCGACCGGCAGGTTCGACTCGGGCCCGAACTGTTACACGCCGATCAGGCGATTACGGTCGCCCATCACTTTCTGGATACCGACGGCTACGAGACGTTCTAG
- a CDS encoding HVO_A0556 family zinc finger protein, protein MAHSQRTRANDQNGTLLAILEGRSCPLCSDGELERSIYKDNRAVVCDGCGTPQAQVWSVS, encoded by the coding sequence ATGGCACATTCACAGCGGACTCGAGCGAACGACCAGAACGGGACCCTGCTCGCGATTCTCGAGGGACGGTCCTGTCCGCTCTGTTCGGACGGCGAACTCGAGCGCAGTATCTACAAGGACAACAGGGCAGTCGTCTGCGACGGGTGTGGAACGCCTCAGGCACAGGTCTGGTCGGTATCGTGA
- a CDS encoding diphthine--ammonia ligase: MSDADGAWVSLFSGGKDSSWALYRALETGRDVRRLVTVHPTDDSYMYHVPATDLASLAAESIGIDLVDVEPDDLAAPSATDSSAQGDDELEPLEAALEALTGDLEGGIAGVTAGAVESEYQTSRIQGMCDRLDCELFAPLWQEDPRSLADAMLDAGFEIVIVQVAAHGLDESWLGRTLDHETLAEIEGLNEEYGVHVLGEGGEFETLVVDGPHMDRRIELESETVWEGTRGRLRITDARLE, from the coding sequence ATGAGCGACGCAGACGGCGCGTGGGTGAGCCTCTTTTCGGGCGGCAAGGACTCCTCGTGGGCGCTGTACCGGGCACTCGAGACGGGACGTGACGTTCGTCGGCTCGTCACCGTCCATCCGACCGACGACTCGTACATGTACCACGTCCCTGCGACTGATCTGGCTAGCCTGGCCGCCGAGAGTATCGGAATCGACCTCGTCGACGTCGAACCGGACGACCTCGCGGCCCCCTCGGCGACCGACTCGAGCGCCCAGGGTGACGACGAACTCGAACCCCTGGAGGCTGCTCTCGAGGCCCTCACCGGCGACCTAGAGGGTGGCATCGCCGGCGTCACGGCAGGTGCCGTCGAAAGTGAGTATCAGACGAGCCGAATTCAGGGGATGTGCGACCGGCTAGACTGTGAGCTGTTCGCTCCGCTGTGGCAGGAAGATCCCCGTTCGCTGGCCGACGCGATGCTCGATGCCGGCTTCGAGATCGTCATCGTCCAGGTCGCCGCCCACGGCCTCGACGAGTCCTGGCTCGGGCGAACGCTTGACCACGAGACACTGGCTGAAATCGAGGGCCTCAACGAGGAATACGGCGTACACGTTCTGGGTGAAGGTGGCGAATTCGAGACGCTCGTGGTCGACGGGCCACACATGGATCGGCGCATCGAACTCGAGTCCGAGACCGTCTGGGAGGGGACGCGGGGACGATTACGGATTACGGACGCTCGGCTCGAGTAG
- a CDS encoding DUF373 family protein — MTTLVVCLDRTDDVGRKTGLRSPIVGWEAVRALVTDVGLADPEDSGVNSLLESLRVAQDLRDGDEEAVVAVVSGDRESMVSADRAVARQLDDLIAKYDPDSAVVVIDSAEDERLVPIVESRVRVDSVDRVVVRQARDIESTYYLLKQFLADEELRQTILVPTGLTLLVFPMLATVVGPAEGAAAITTVIGLFLLYKGFSVDEIVTGLAHQLREALYSGQVSVVTYVVAAGLTLVGVFAGALGVSSLEDPPGILVPAMQFAFDAVPWLAMAAVTASAGRLLDEMISDRPIRSSYLNLPFLVLAIGLVVRGFSTYFLERQGVIDPITVPPIESGILSVESFVVSAGERLTLYVVTAIVVSLVGARIAAYVSTTTDDADLADDESDRGQQTSAELTDGGPDAEPDGSSSRVDVGPAADGVDEVPRSDSGDSSQ; from the coding sequence GTGACAACGCTGGTCGTCTGTCTCGACCGGACCGACGACGTCGGTCGCAAGACCGGCCTTCGATCACCGATCGTCGGCTGGGAGGCAGTTCGCGCGCTCGTGACCGACGTCGGCCTCGCAGATCCGGAGGACTCGGGAGTCAACAGCTTACTCGAGTCACTACGCGTCGCCCAGGACCTTCGCGACGGCGATGAAGAAGCCGTCGTCGCGGTCGTTTCGGGAGACCGCGAGTCGATGGTGTCGGCGGACAGAGCCGTTGCTCGCCAGCTCGACGACCTCATCGCGAAGTATGATCCTGACTCGGCCGTCGTCGTCATCGACAGCGCCGAAGACGAGCGGCTGGTACCGATCGTCGAGAGCCGCGTCCGGGTCGACTCCGTCGACCGCGTCGTGGTCAGGCAGGCCAGGGACATCGAGTCGACGTACTACCTTCTGAAACAGTTTCTCGCCGACGAGGAGCTGCGCCAGACGATCCTCGTCCCGACCGGGCTGACCCTGCTCGTCTTCCCGATGCTTGCGACCGTCGTCGGCCCGGCCGAGGGAGCGGCCGCGATCACGACCGTTATCGGTCTCTTTCTCCTCTACAAGGGCTTCAGCGTCGACGAGATCGTGACCGGGCTTGCCCACCAGCTTCGCGAGGCGCTGTACTCCGGGCAGGTGTCGGTCGTCACCTACGTCGTCGCCGCCGGTCTCACGCTCGTGGGAGTGTTCGCCGGCGCACTCGGCGTTTCGAGCCTCGAGGATCCGCCAGGAATTCTCGTCCCCGCGATGCAGTTCGCCTTCGACGCCGTTCCGTGGCTCGCGATGGCCGCCGTCACCGCCAGTGCTGGCCGCCTGCTCGACGAAATGATCAGCGATCGCCCCATCCGGAGTTCGTATCTCAACTTGCCGTTTCTCGTCCTCGCTATCGGCCTCGTCGTCCGAGGCTTTTCGACGTACTTCCTCGAGCGACAGGGTGTGATCGACCCGATCACCGTCCCACCGATCGAATCGGGCATTCTCAGCGTCGAGAGCTTCGTCGTGTCGGCCGGCGAGCGCCTGACGCTGTACGTCGTCACTGCGATCGTCGTCAGTCTCGTCGGTGCCCGCATCGCCGCGTACGTCAGCACCACGACCGACGACGCCGACCTCGCCGACGACGAATCAGATCGTGGCCAACAGACGTCCGCCGAGCTCACTGATGGCGGTCCCGACGCCGAGCCCGACGGTTCGAGTTCACGCGTCGACGTCGGGCCGGCCGCCGACGGCGTCGACGAAGTTCCTCGGTCGGATTCGGGTGACTCGAGTCAGTGA
- the sppA gene encoding signal peptide peptidase SppA, with protein MSSLRTVAQLAIVVVFVVVFAVVGVSLFVLYPETIADVLGVVLALAVVFFGVRIGSSVSRSLFPGYDVAEVAVEGPITRDGSGGPLPSSPRSTPADDIVEQIERADADDNVDALLMKLNTPGGEVVPSDDIRLAAERFDGLTVAYTTDVCASGGYWIASGCDELWAREGSIVGSIGVIGSRVNASALAEKVGLSYERFAAGEYKDAGTPLKELEEDEREYLQGLIDDYYETFVDRVSDGRDLETEFVRDTEARIYLGEEAHDLGLVDELGTRRELEEAVADRLERDAVSVEEFEPERPLMARLGGGAQQVAYAFGAGVASIVGDREFRLRT; from the coding sequence GTGAGTAGCCTCCGAACGGTTGCCCAGCTCGCGATCGTCGTGGTGTTCGTAGTCGTGTTCGCCGTCGTCGGCGTTTCACTGTTCGTCCTTTACCCGGAGACGATAGCCGACGTTCTCGGCGTAGTGCTCGCCCTCGCCGTCGTGTTCTTCGGCGTCCGGATCGGGAGCTCGGTCTCTCGATCGCTGTTCCCCGGATACGACGTCGCTGAAGTCGCCGTCGAGGGCCCGATCACGCGGGACGGGAGCGGTGGTCCGTTGCCCTCGAGTCCCCGATCGACGCCCGCCGACGACATCGTCGAGCAGATCGAACGGGCGGACGCGGACGACAACGTCGACGCATTGCTGATGAAACTGAACACGCCCGGCGGCGAAGTCGTCCCCAGCGACGACATCCGGCTCGCAGCCGAGCGTTTCGACGGACTGACGGTCGCGTACACGACTGACGTCTGTGCCAGCGGCGGCTACTGGATCGCCAGCGGCTGTGACGAACTCTGGGCGCGTGAGGGGTCGATCGTCGGCTCGATCGGCGTCATCGGTTCCCGAGTGAACGCGAGCGCCCTCGCCGAGAAGGTCGGCCTCTCTTATGAGCGGTTCGCCGCCGGTGAGTACAAAGACGCCGGCACCCCGCTGAAAGAACTCGAGGAGGACGAACGCGAGTACCTCCAGGGACTGATCGACGACTACTACGAGACGTTCGTCGATCGCGTCAGCGACGGTCGCGACCTCGAAACGGAGTTCGTCCGCGACACCGAAGCTCGGATCTACCTCGGCGAGGAGGCCCACGACCTCGGGCTGGTCGACGAACTCGGCACCAGACGCGAGCTCGAGGAGGCGGTTGCCGATCGCCTGGAACGGGATGCGGTCAGCGTCGAGGAGTTCGAACCCGAACGACCCCTGATGGCCCGCCTCGGTGGCGGTGCCCAGCAGGTCGCCTACGCGTTCGGTGCCGGCGTCGCGAGCATCGTGGGTGACCGGGAGTTTCGACTTCGTACCTGA
- a CDS encoding coiled-coil protein, producing the protein MVDESKNIELTEDDLANKSKGQLIKMAGQLRDRRNDLNQMASERASKRDDLNAKTREKVDEAQEHREQRDELNEQVQEHKEQRNELNAQANELFDKVEQLKSDMELDEGKDLEQLEDEIEQLEFKQQTEVLSSEDEKELIEKIESKREEYEQRKGKLEQNDDLEGLVDEAEEVRSEASQHHQKVTELADKAQEHHNQMIEAYREADDIRDEADEMHEKFVEAQEAADQHHEDFVRVQKRLRELDKEEEQERKSARDKKKEAAKEEAEEIYQKFKEGETLDTEDLMKLQKTGLL; encoded by the coding sequence ATGGTAGACGAATCGAAAAACATCGAACTTACAGAGGACGACCTAGCAAACAAATCGAAAGGACAGCTCATCAAGATGGCCGGTCAACTGCGAGACCGGCGAAACGATCTGAACCAGATGGCTTCTGAGCGGGCTTCCAAGCGCGACGATCTCAACGCGAAGACCCGCGAGAAAGTTGACGAAGCTCAAGAGCACCGCGAACAGCGCGACGAGCTCAACGAGCAGGTCCAAGAGCACAAAGAACAGCGTAACGAGCTCAACGCACAAGCCAACGAACTGTTCGACAAAGTCGAGCAGCTCAAGTCCGACATGGAACTCGACGAGGGCAAGGACCTAGAGCAGCTCGAAGACGAGATCGAGCAACTCGAGTTCAAACAGCAGACCGAAGTCCTCTCGAGCGAGGACGAAAAAGAGCTCATCGAGAAAATCGAGTCCAAACGCGAGGAGTACGAACAGCGCAAGGGAAAACTCGAGCAGAACGATGACCTAGAAGGACTCGTCGACGAGGCAGAGGAGGTCCGCTCGGAAGCCTCCCAGCACCACCAGAAGGTGACGGAGCTCGCGGACAAGGCTCAGGAACACCACAACCAGATGATCGAGGCCTATCGCGAGGCCGACGACATCCGTGATGAGGCCGACGAGATGCACGAGAAGTTCGTCGAGGCCCAGGAAGCCGCCGACCAGCATCACGAAGACTTCGTCCGCGTCCAGAAGCGTCTGCGCGAACTGGACAAGGAAGAAGAGCAAGAGCGTAAGTCCGCTCGCGACAAGAAGAAAGAGGCGGCCAAAGAGGAAGCCGAGGAAATCTATCAGAAGTTCAAAGAAGGCGAAACCCTCGATACCGAGGACCTGATGAAGCTCCAGAAGACGGGGCTGCTCTAA
- a CDS encoding tubulin/FtsZ family protein has protein sequence MKVALIGVGQAGGNVTERLARFDADMGFEAVQGALAVNSAEADLQSLEFVDTLLIGADRVNGHGVGADNELGAEIMQSDIQQVLSALDGRVTSRSDAIFVVAGLGGGTGSGGAPALVHHLQRVYDVPVYALGVLPGRNEGALYQANAGRSLKTLAREADSTLLIDNDAWHEQGESIGGAFDRINDKIAQRVGLLFASGEAIEGVGESVVDSSEVINTLRSGGISVLGYASEVASEDSAQNIRTVMSVARQALLTGTSMPDATKADSALLVIAGRPEAIPRKGVEKARRWMEDETGSMQVRGGDFPLESDRLGALVLLGGAERSDRIDEFMDRAREAKKAQEDERTDPAEQFTNDRLENLF, from the coding sequence ATGAAAGTCGCCCTGATCGGAGTCGGTCAGGCCGGTGGCAACGTCACCGAACGGCTCGCCCGGTTCGACGCGGACATGGGCTTCGAAGCCGTCCAGGGTGCCCTGGCCGTCAACTCCGCCGAAGCAGACCTCCAGTCCCTCGAGTTCGTCGACACGCTGTTGATCGGTGCTGACCGGGTCAACGGACACGGCGTCGGCGCTGACAACGAACTCGGCGCCGAGATCATGCAGTCGGACATCCAGCAAGTCCTCAGCGCGCTGGATGGCCGCGTCACCTCGCGGTCGGACGCAATCTTCGTCGTCGCCGGGCTCGGTGGAGGGACCGGAAGCGGCGGTGCACCCGCACTCGTCCACCACTTACAGCGGGTGTACGACGTCCCCGTCTACGCCCTCGGCGTCCTGCCTGGCCGGAACGAAGGTGCCCTCTATCAGGCCAACGCCGGCCGATCGCTGAAGACGCTCGCCCGCGAGGCCGACTCGACGTTGCTGATCGATAACGACGCCTGGCACGAACAGGGCGAGAGCATCGGCGGTGCATTCGACCGTATCAACGACAAGATCGCCCAGCGCGTCGGCTTGCTTTTCGCCTCCGGCGAAGCCATCGAGGGTGTCGGTGAAAGTGTGGTCGACTCGAGCGAGGTGATCAACACCCTCCGATCGGGCGGCATCTCCGTACTCGGCTACGCGAGCGAGGTGGCGAGCGAGGACAGCGCCCAGAATATCCGGACCGTCATGAGCGTCGCCCGCCAGGCACTGTTGACGGGCACGAGCATGCCTGATGCGACAAAAGCCGACTCGGCGCTGCTCGTCATCGCGGGTCGACCCGAGGCGATTCCCCGCAAGGGCGTCGAAAAGGCCCGACGATGGATGGAAGACGAAACGGGGAGCATGCAGGTCCGCGGTGGTGACTTCCCGCTCGAGAGTGACCGACTCGGGGCGCTCGTCCTCTTGGGCGGTGCCGAACGTTCCGACCGGATCGACGAATTCATGGATCGCGCACGCGAGGCGAAGAAAGCCCAGGAGGACGAGCGAACCGACCCGGCAGAGCAGTTCACTAACGACCGTCTCGAGAATCTCTTCTGA
- a CDS encoding DUF5791 family protein, translating to MFYDQRLNAPESPEELRTEYEADLAAIVDEYGLETVAAETDVDQDTLEAIGEEATPELNLEGAAQIQALEADTPDADTIVTMACEHLLLGMSSAVLDVEALESELGIDLEAKEIQQKIERRAPMTFEEFVHVQHAIADGMP from the coding sequence ATGTTCTACGACCAACGGCTGAACGCACCAGAGTCGCCCGAGGAACTGCGGACGGAGTACGAAGCCGACCTCGCTGCGATTGTCGACGAGTACGGCCTCGAGACAGTCGCCGCCGAGACGGACGTCGATCAGGACACGCTCGAGGCGATCGGCGAGGAAGCCACCCCCGAGTTGAATCTCGAGGGGGCCGCCCAGATCCAGGCGCTCGAAGCGGACACACCGGACGCCGATACGATCGTCACGATGGCCTGCGAGCACCTGCTGCTCGGTATGTCATCGGCGGTGCTCGACGTCGAGGCGCTCGAGAGCGAACTCGGGATCGATCTCGAGGCCAAAGAGATCCAGCAGAAGATCGAACGGCGCGCACCGATGACGTTCGAGGAGTTCGTTCACGTCCAGCATGCAATCGCGGACGGGATGCCCTGA
- a CDS encoding NAD-dependent epimerase/dehydratase family protein → MKVAILGCGHVGLELGRQLESNGHHVIGVRRSEAGLEQIEDAGFEAIRADVTDRESLAAIPDVEAIVFSASSGGRGAEAAREVYVEGLRTAVDAFGERDEPPERLVYTSSTGVYGDHDGDWVDEETPLEPTTEKTEVLAEAERVALEQPPEHGFEGTVARYAGLYGPDRYRLERYLEGPVTEGYLNMVHRDDAAGSVRFLLEEEVGRNEVVVVVDDEPVDRWTFADWLAEQAGVDVPPKRTTDERLADDELSEAARRRLLTSKRCSNDRLRDLGYEFRYPTFREGYRDALESYTT, encoded by the coding sequence ATGAAGGTCGCAATTCTCGGCTGTGGGCACGTCGGCCTCGAGCTCGGACGCCAGCTCGAGTCGAACGGACACCACGTGATCGGCGTTCGACGCTCCGAGGCGGGTCTCGAGCAGATAGAAGACGCCGGCTTCGAGGCTATTCGGGCTGACGTGACCGACCGCGAATCGCTCGCGGCGATCCCGGACGTCGAGGCGATCGTCTTCAGCGCGAGCAGCGGCGGCCGCGGCGCCGAGGCTGCCCGCGAGGTCTACGTCGAGGGGCTACGGACGGCGGTCGACGCCTTCGGCGAGCGCGATGAGCCCCCAGAACGGCTGGTCTACACCTCTTCGACTGGCGTCTACGGCGACCACGACGGCGACTGGGTCGACGAGGAGACGCCGCTCGAGCCGACCACCGAGAAGACCGAGGTGCTCGCGGAAGCCGAACGCGTCGCTTTAGAGCAGCCGCCCGAACACGGCTTCGAGGGGACCGTCGCCCGCTATGCCGGCCTCTACGGCCCGGACCGGTATCGCCTCGAGCGCTACCTCGAGGGGCCCGTCACGGAAGGGTACCTGAACATGGTACACAGAGACGATGCTGCCGGTTCGGTTCGATTCCTGCTCGAGGAGGAGGTAGGGCGAAACGAGGTGGTCGTCGTCGTCGACGACGAGCCCGTCGACAGATGGACGTTCGCCGACTGGCTGGCCGAGCAGGCGGGCGTCGACGTGCCACCGAAGCGAACGACCGACGAGCGCCTCGCAGACGACGAACTCTCGGAGGCTGCCCGACGACGACTCCTGACCAGCAAGCGCTGTTCGAACGACAGGCTCCGGGACCTCGGCTACGAGTTCCGGTATCCGACGTTCCGTGAGGGGTATCGCGATGCCCTCGAGTCGTACACCACGTAG
- a CDS encoding DHH family phosphoesterase, which translates to MNDRDVSTISFVEADTSAVQRIVDGLESLEPLVLSLLVVGVGALVVGSWWTVRWFRRPPGVRLQRVLGDYDEVTVLMHPNPDPDAMSCAMGVAAIAESADTDTTLQFAGEIRHQENRAFRTVLDLDLEAIESSSELASDTVVLVDHNTPRGFTGAQSVEPIAVVDHHPGNGTGTRFTDVRTEYGAASTILVEYLTEIGATMEHEDEEGPIEFSAELATGLLYGIQSDTNHLTNGCSRAEFDACAILFDGIDEDLLERIAKPQVSDDVLQIKAKAITEKRVEGAFAVCDVGEITNTDAIPQAADELMHLEGVTAVVVFGENDGTIQLSGRSRDDRVHMGETLRHAVSDIPMANAGGHARMGGGQLSVDHMRGIGPSDGIDKQEFEERLFAAMAGER; encoded by the coding sequence ATGAACGATCGGGACGTCTCGACGATCTCGTTCGTCGAGGCGGACACATCGGCGGTCCAGCGGATCGTCGACGGGCTCGAATCTCTCGAGCCACTGGTGCTCTCGTTGCTGGTAGTCGGCGTCGGTGCGCTCGTCGTCGGTAGCTGGTGGACCGTCCGCTGGTTTCGCCGGCCACCCGGCGTCCGCCTGCAACGAGTGCTCGGGGACTACGACGAGGTGACGGTGTTGATGCACCCGAATCCCGATCCCGACGCGATGTCCTGTGCCATGGGGGTCGCGGCGATCGCCGAGTCGGCCGACACCGACACGACGCTACAGTTCGCCGGCGAGATCCGCCACCAAGAAAACCGGGCGTTTCGGACCGTTCTCGACCTCGATCTCGAGGCGATCGAGTCGAGTTCGGAACTCGCAAGCGACACAGTGGTTCTGGTCGATCACAACACGCCCAGAGGCTTCACCGGTGCCCAGTCAGTCGAACCGATCGCAGTCGTCGACCACCATCCAGGTAACGGAACCGGAACGCGCTTTACCGACGTCCGGACGGAGTACGGCGCAGCCTCGACGATCCTCGTCGAGTACCTGACGGAAATCGGTGCGACGATGGAACACGAAGACGAGGAGGGACCAATCGAGTTCTCTGCCGAACTCGCGACCGGACTGCTCTATGGCATCCAATCCGACACGAACCATCTGACGAACGGCTGCTCCCGGGCCGAGTTCGACGCCTGTGCGATTCTGTTCGACGGCATCGACGAGGACCTTCTCGAGCGGATCGCCAAGCCACAGGTGAGCGACGACGTATTACAGATCAAGGCGAAAGCGATTACGGAAAAGCGCGTCGAAGGGGCTTTTGCGGTCTGTGACGTCGGCGAGATTACCAACACTGATGCGATCCCGCAGGCAGCGGACGAACTCATGCACCTGGAGGGAGTGACCGCGGTAGTCGTCTTTGGCGAAAACGACGGGACGATTCAGCTGTCGGGACGGTCACGTGACGACCGCGTTCACATGGGCGAGACACTCCGGCACGCGGTCAGTGACATTCCGATGGCGAACGCGGGCGGCCACGCACGAATGGGCGGCGGACAGCTCTCGGTCGATCACATGCGAGGGATCGGCCCCTCTGACGGAATCGACAAACAAGAGTTCGAAGAACGGTTGTTCGCCGCGATGGCCGGCGAGCGGTAG
- a CDS encoding HVO_0758 family zinc finger protein, whose amino-acid sequence MKSVRKALREGELEKDTYDRLVCAECEQPLKTENDPDEIKTVRICPDCEAEWKEIR is encoded by the coding sequence ATGAAATCAGTCCGGAAAGCGCTCCGCGAAGGAGAACTCGAGAAAGATACCTACGACCGACTCGTCTGCGCCGAGTGTGAACAGCCCCTGAAGACCGAGAACGATCCGGACGAGATCAAGACCGTCCGGATCTGTCCGGACTGTGAGGCCGAGTGGAAAGAGATTCGGTAA
- a CDS encoding glycosyltransferase family protein, with protein sequence MEYVQERIATLHDLTGTSVDGGQTGTGVGDERLPTETDDLERCVGETAIVVPMTDRECESPAAERVLSELEALAPAAVYVPVRAAPGRIEPFREWLESFSLPMCVLWCGAPGVDNLLAEAGLAGEYGKGRDVWLALGPAAAAAETVVVHDADARSYEADHVRRLLAPLAMDAGFEFSKGYYARVERNRLFGRLFRLFYEPLVETLATVHDEPILEYLSSFRYALAGEFAASADLTRRLQAPRSWGLEVGTLGNAFDHAGFAGTAQVDLGRHVHDHRVVAGETGLEGMSRTVAAELLRVVEQRGVEPTYDSLPRRYLETGERLLAQYRADAAFNGLEYDLESERGQLERYADSISPPGPDRRLPPWTDAPFEPADVLEAARPWQDGRVETGSVD encoded by the coding sequence ATGGAGTACGTACAGGAGCGGATCGCGACGCTCCACGACCTCACCGGCACCAGCGTCGATGGTGGTCAGACCGGGACTGGCGTCGGTGACGAGCGGCTCCCGACCGAGACAGATGATCTCGAGCGATGCGTCGGCGAGACGGCGATCGTCGTTCCGATGACCGATCGGGAGTGCGAGAGTCCTGCCGCCGAACGTGTCCTGTCGGAACTCGAGGCGCTCGCTCCCGCCGCGGTCTACGTTCCCGTTCGTGCCGCCCCCGGCCGGATCGAGCCGTTTCGCGAGTGGCTCGAGTCGTTCTCACTGCCGATGTGCGTCCTCTGGTGTGGCGCTCCCGGGGTCGACAACCTGCTCGCAGAGGCGGGCCTGGCAGGCGAGTACGGCAAAGGGAGAGACGTCTGGCTCGCGCTGGGCCCTGCCGCGGCGGCCGCCGAGACCGTCGTCGTCCACGACGCCGACGCCCGGAGCTACGAGGCCGACCACGTCCGTCGGCTGCTCGCGCCCCTGGCGATGGATGCGGGCTTCGAGTTCTCCAAGGGGTACTACGCACGTGTCGAGCGAAACCGGCTGTTCGGTCGCCTGTTCCGGCTGTTCTACGAGCCACTCGTCGAGACGCTCGCAACCGTCCACGACGAGCCGATTCTCGAGTATCTCTCGTCGTTTCGCTACGCGCTGGCCGGCGAGTTCGCCGCGAGCGCCGACCTCACACGCCGGCTGCAGGCGCCGCGGTCGTGGGGCCTCGAGGTCGGCACGCTCGGCAACGCGTTCGACCACGCCGGCTTCGCGGGAACCGCACAGGTCGACCTCGGCCGACACGTCCACGACCACCGGGTGGTCGCCGGCGAGACGGGACTCGAGGGGATGAGCCGGACGGTCGCGGCGGAACTGCTCCGGGTCGTCGAACAGCGCGGCGTCGAGCCGACGTACGACTCGCTCCCGCGACGGTATCTGGAAACCGGCGAACGTCTGCTCGCCCAGTACCGGGCCGACGCGGCGTTCAACGGCCTCGAGTACGACCTCGAGAGCGAGCGAGGTCAGCTCGAGCGATACGCCGACTCGATTTCCCCGCCGGGTCCGGATCGGCGGCTGCCCCCGTGGACGGATGCGCCGTTCGAGCCGGCGGACGTCCTCGAGGCGGCTCGTCCCTGGCAGGACGGACGGGTTGAGACGGGATCAGTAGACTGA